A region from the Sandaracinus amylolyticus genome encodes:
- a CDS encoding tetratricopeptide repeat protein, producing the protein MAQQGDSEKRERSDFFSVEEAKRSIPKITAVPETKEEIRRRRVRRVSIAVVSTVSALALIALAVYLLHRREIDQARLEVERTGRADAIEDALAALDGETGAGDVALAARVHATAELAGITGHRAPAEQLLASHDPAADGASDHRIAQTYLALAQGDANAAAQHASALVARGPRAAEAGYARALVALAIGNVQQALAAAQASSQEMDRQDAPRVRALLGLVSARSGAPIAIEGDAIPLRLARARVRWDAGEQRDQLGSEVAPIAEDASATPAERAWAQLLTGLSAIDAGDTETATRSIEAAAGAPPPGDELFRVQLAEAWLALGRRTEAQAIADALSPGISTDAGRRAQLAAELHLASARIDQAESALSGAPAGPRTSLLRARIADARGQVAPARALYEEAARAPAERIAANLGLASMLVGTGAAQEAIALVDPLLEQRATHPRIAATAASAHTGAGDRARGLAIAQRALEAHPREPLLLAAKARVHLASSEWQPALDALRIATEVAPRDPALQAERGRAAMELGQLDEARRAYETSIEVEPAQPEVLRALLSIQLQQRDLEAAGATIARIDAANVTSLEIEQLRARWLVDTMAGAEGLSALRRARRTSRRDLALAYAQGRLYMQAERWFEAIEAFQDALPESGATERRDVFLWRALALARARRETMVEQLAEQIREGATEAPMTRAEEARLLTAEAWLAFMDETLPRASVYGRRALDLDGTNADALVLMGAIEDQQRRDGSARYRRAMEAPSPSVEAYGRLALVGEMNAERCGLARRYLRAAPEGGIASALRERVATCPAQ; encoded by the coding sequence TTGGCGCAGCAGGGCGACAGCGAGAAGCGCGAGCGCTCCGACTTCTTCTCGGTCGAGGAAGCGAAGCGGTCGATCCCGAAGATCACCGCGGTCCCCGAGACGAAGGAAGAGATCCGCCGCCGCCGCGTGCGACGCGTCTCGATCGCGGTGGTGAGCACGGTCAGCGCGCTCGCGCTCATCGCGCTCGCGGTGTACCTGCTGCATCGGCGCGAGATCGATCAGGCGCGGCTCGAGGTGGAGCGCACCGGGCGCGCGGACGCGATCGAGGACGCGCTCGCGGCGCTCGACGGGGAGACCGGCGCCGGCGACGTCGCGCTCGCGGCGCGCGTCCACGCGACGGCCGAGCTCGCGGGCATCACGGGCCATCGCGCGCCCGCGGAGCAGCTCCTCGCGTCGCACGATCCTGCTGCGGACGGCGCGTCCGATCACCGGATCGCGCAGACCTACCTCGCGCTCGCGCAGGGCGACGCGAACGCGGCGGCGCAGCACGCGTCGGCGCTCGTCGCGCGTGGGCCGCGCGCCGCCGAGGCGGGGTACGCACGGGCGCTGGTCGCGCTGGCGATCGGCAACGTGCAGCAGGCGCTCGCGGCGGCGCAGGCGTCGTCGCAGGAGATGGATCGCCAGGACGCGCCGCGGGTGCGCGCGCTGCTCGGGCTGGTGTCGGCGCGCAGCGGCGCGCCGATCGCGATCGAGGGGGATGCGATCCCGCTGCGGCTCGCGCGCGCGCGGGTGCGCTGGGACGCGGGCGAGCAGCGCGATCAGCTGGGCAGCGAGGTCGCGCCGATCGCGGAGGACGCGAGCGCGACGCCCGCCGAGCGCGCGTGGGCACAGCTGCTCACCGGGCTGTCGGCGATCGACGCGGGCGACACGGAGACCGCAACGCGCTCGATCGAAGCGGCCGCGGGCGCGCCGCCGCCGGGCGACGAGCTCTTCCGAGTGCAGCTCGCGGAGGCGTGGCTCGCGCTCGGTCGGCGCACCGAGGCGCAGGCGATCGCGGACGCGCTCTCGCCGGGGATCTCGACGGATGCAGGACGCCGCGCGCAGCTCGCGGCCGAGCTGCACCTCGCGTCGGCGCGGATCGATCAGGCGGAGAGCGCGCTGAGCGGTGCGCCCGCGGGCCCGCGGACGTCGCTGCTGCGCGCGCGGATCGCGGACGCGCGCGGACAGGTGGCGCCGGCGCGTGCGCTCTACGAGGAAGCGGCTCGCGCACCGGCCGAGCGGATCGCAGCGAACCTCGGGCTCGCATCGATGCTGGTGGGCACCGGCGCGGCGCAGGAGGCGATCGCGCTCGTCGATCCGCTGCTCGAGCAGCGCGCGACGCACCCGCGGATCGCGGCGACCGCGGCGAGCGCGCACACGGGCGCCGGCGATCGCGCGCGCGGTCTCGCGATCGCGCAGCGCGCGCTCGAGGCGCATCCGCGCGAGCCGCTCCTGCTCGCGGCGAAGGCGCGCGTGCACCTCGCGTCGAGCGAGTGGCAGCCCGCGCTCGACGCGCTCCGGATCGCGACCGAGGTCGCGCCGCGCGATCCCGCGCTCCAGGCCGAGCGTGGTCGTGCCGCGATGGAGCTCGGTCAGCTCGACGAGGCGCGGCGTGCGTACGAGACGTCGATCGAGGTCGAGCCCGCGCAGCCCGAGGTGCTGCGGGCGCTGCTCTCGATCCAGCTCCAGCAGCGCGACCTCGAGGCCGCGGGCGCGACGATCGCGCGCATCGACGCCGCGAACGTGACGAGCCTCGAGATCGAGCAGCTGCGCGCGCGCTGGCTCGTCGACACGATGGCCGGCGCCGAGGGGCTCTCCGCGCTTCGCCGCGCGCGCCGCACGTCGCGTCGCGATCTCGCGCTCGCGTACGCGCAGGGGCGCCTCTACATGCAGGCCGAGCGCTGGTTCGAGGCGATCGAGGCGTTCCAGGACGCGCTGCCGGAGTCGGGCGCGACCGAACGGCGCGACGTGTTCCTGTGGCGCGCGCTGGCCCTCGCGCGTGCGCGACGCGAGACGATGGTCGAGCAGCTCGCGGAGCAGATCCGCGAGGGCGCGACCGAGGCGCCGATGACGCGCGCCGAGGAGGCGCGGCTGCTCACCGCCGAGGCGTGGCTCGCCTTCATGGACGAGACGCTCCCGCGCGCGAGCGTCTACGGACGTCGCGCGCTCGATCTCGACGGGACGAACGCCGACGCGCTGGTGCTGATGGGCGCGATCGAGGATCAGCAGCGACGCGACGGAAGCGCGCGGTATCGACGCGCGATGGAAGCCCCGTCGCCGAGCGTCGAGGCGTACGGACGGCTCGCGCTCGTCGGAGAGATGAACGCAGAGCGCTGCGGGCTCGCTCGTCGCTACCTGCGCGCTGCGCCCGAGGGTGGGATCGCGAGCGCGCTGCGCGAGCGCGTCGCGACGTGCCCCGCGCAGTAG
- a CDS encoding bestrophin family protein: MMVSTRGSLLGMLQWQQHSVVLFAASAGLVIALREVLGWHWLRIPTTPVAIVGGALGIFVSFRTNAAYARWWEGRQLWGRLINVSRMFCSQVLAYLPRAEDGAPSALQRRLIERHVLYVHVLRCLLRDQVPWTDEDVVRFSDAATREALKSETNATHALLDRQLAELAREADAGRLAPLRMDALDRSIGGLLDVQGGCERIKRTPMPRGYGYFAEQLIRAFGLLFPMAIAEDLWVLSIPINVLVCLAFMMISEVGRVLEDPFTLFWNALPLSALTRTIESNLRQRLGDEDIRPMLRPDANGVLM; this comes from the coding sequence ATGATGGTCAGCACGCGCGGCTCGCTGCTCGGGATGCTCCAGTGGCAGCAACACTCCGTCGTCCTCTTCGCGGCATCCGCAGGGCTCGTGATCGCGCTGCGCGAGGTGCTCGGATGGCACTGGCTGCGCATCCCGACGACGCCGGTCGCGATCGTCGGCGGCGCGCTCGGGATCTTCGTCAGCTTCCGCACCAACGCGGCGTACGCGCGGTGGTGGGAGGGCCGTCAGCTCTGGGGTCGTCTCATCAACGTCTCGCGCATGTTCTGCTCGCAGGTGCTCGCGTACCTGCCACGTGCGGAAGACGGCGCGCCGAGCGCGCTCCAGCGCCGCCTGATCGAACGGCACGTGCTCTACGTGCACGTGCTCCGATGTCTGCTGCGCGATCAGGTGCCGTGGACCGACGAGGACGTCGTGCGCTTCAGCGACGCGGCGACGCGCGAGGCGCTGAAGAGCGAGACGAACGCGACGCACGCGCTGCTCGATCGACAGCTCGCGGAGCTCGCGCGCGAGGCCGACGCAGGACGTCTCGCGCCGCTGCGGATGGACGCGCTCGATCGCAGCATCGGCGGTCTGCTCGACGTGCAGGGCGGGTGCGAGCGCATCAAGCGCACGCCGATGCCGCGCGGCTACGGGTACTTCGCGGAGCAGCTGATCCGCGCGTTCGGGCTGCTCTTCCCGATGGCGATCGCGGAGGATCTCTGGGTGCTCTCGATCCCGATCAACGTGCTGGTCTGCCTCGCGTTCATGATGATCAGCGAGGTCGGTCGCGTGCTCGAAGATCCCTTCACGCTCTTCTGGAACGCGCTGCCGCTCTCCGCGCTGACGCGCACGATCGAGAGCAACCTGAGGCAGCGCCTCGGCGACGAGGACATCCGACCGATGCTGCGCCCCGACGCCAACGGCGTGCTGATGTGA
- a CDS encoding serine/threonine-protein kinase: MAGRLIGGRYEIVRKIAEGGMGAVYEAQHHLTKQTVALKILFPHIGRDENARQRFLREVSAPAQIGHDGIVEVHDAGFDTQDGSLFVAMELLRGETMRDRLARGGLTRDQVLDLFEAMLDPLAAAHARGIVHRDLKPENVFLHRERDGREVLKLLDFGIARDLDEKSQSVTQTGMAMGTPHYMAPEQAMSARSVSFPADVWAVGAMLYEALSGSPPFGGETASAIVVHAVSKPHEPLAHAAPATPHAIAALVDRCLAKEADKRPKDARELLGELRVARGKSAGIATGPVAPSQVMLPVAPPQSYGTPSQQSYGATPAPQVTPQPSYGAHVPSAPHPSAASFGGVPTPAHVTPPPAVSPVPRSGSGSGRLLVIGGLVIGLGLLAVAGVVAVGAYAAFSGNGAASQGTGTLRVMTTIPGQLVIDGAPQGPVLIGGQDVVLAAGSHVVEVQIAGATMASQRVDVSAGQVQQIELVRGVVAGSSGSAGGAGVHGGTLGPGDQTLSTGEYMDFYEMSFSAGQHVHVELASPSFDTYLILRFPSGRQRDNDDATGTNSMLDQTLDETGVYRVIVTSFSAGETGPYTLTIR; this comes from the coding sequence GTGGCGGGCAGGTTGATCGGTGGACGCTACGAGATCGTTCGCAAGATCGCGGAAGGCGGCATGGGCGCCGTCTACGAGGCGCAGCACCACCTCACGAAGCAGACCGTCGCCCTCAAGATCCTCTTCCCGCACATCGGTCGCGACGAGAACGCACGGCAGCGCTTCCTCCGGGAGGTGAGCGCGCCCGCGCAGATCGGCCACGACGGCATCGTCGAGGTGCACGACGCGGGGTTCGACACGCAGGACGGCTCGCTCTTCGTCGCGATGGAGCTGCTGCGCGGCGAGACGATGCGCGATCGCCTCGCACGCGGCGGGCTCACGCGCGATCAGGTGCTCGACCTCTTCGAGGCGATGCTCGATCCCCTCGCCGCCGCGCACGCGCGCGGGATCGTGCACCGCGACCTCAAGCCCGAGAACGTCTTCCTCCACCGCGAGCGCGACGGGCGCGAGGTGCTCAAGCTCCTCGACTTCGGCATCGCGCGCGACCTCGACGAGAAGTCCCAGTCGGTCACGCAGACCGGCATGGCGATGGGCACGCCGCACTACATGGCGCCCGAGCAGGCGATGAGCGCCCGCAGCGTCAGCTTCCCCGCGGACGTGTGGGCCGTCGGCGCGATGCTCTACGAGGCGCTCTCCGGGAGCCCTCCGTTCGGCGGCGAGACCGCGAGCGCGATCGTCGTGCACGCGGTGAGCAAGCCGCACGAGCCGCTCGCGCACGCCGCGCCCGCGACGCCGCACGCGATCGCGGCGCTCGTCGATCGCTGCCTCGCGAAGGAAGCCGACAAGCGACCGAAGGACGCGCGCGAGCTGCTCGGCGAGCTGCGCGTCGCGCGCGGCAAGAGCGCGGGCATCGCGACCGGCCCGGTCGCCCCCTCGCAGGTGATGCTCCCGGTCGCTCCGCCGCAGAGCTACGGCACGCCCTCGCAGCAGAGCTACGGCGCGACGCCCGCCCCGCAGGTCACGCCGCAGCCCTCGTACGGCGCGCACGTGCCCTCGGCGCCGCATCCGAGCGCGGCTTCGTTCGGCGGCGTGCCGACCCCCGCGCACGTGACGCCTCCGCCCGCCGTCTCGCCAGTGCCGCGCAGCGGGTCGGGCTCGGGGCGCCTCCTCGTGATCGGCGGGCTCGTGATCGGCCTGGGCCTGCTCGCGGTCGCCGGGGTGGTCGCAGTCGGCGCGTACGCGGCGTTCTCGGGCAACGGCGCGGCCTCGCAGGGCACAGGCACGCTGCGCGTCATGACGACGATCCCGGGTCAGCTCGTGATCGACGGCGCGCCGCAGGGCCCGGTGCTCATCGGCGGCCAGGACGTCGTGCTCGCCGCGGGATCGCACGTCGTGGAGGTGCAGATCGCGGGCGCGACGATGGCCTCGCAGCGCGTCGACGTGAGCGCCGGGCAGGTGCAGCAGATCGAGCTCGTGCGCGGCGTGGTCGCGGGCTCGAGCGGCAGCGCCGGAGGCGCGGGTGTCCACGGCGGCACCCTCGGCCCGGGCGATCAGACGCTGAGCACCGGCGAGTACATGGACTTCTACGAGATGTCGTTCAGCGCCGGGCAGCACGTGCACGTCGAGCTCGCGTCGCCGAGCTTCGACACGTACTTGATCCTGCGCTTCCCGTCGGGTCGCCAGCGCGACAACGACGACGCGACGGGCACGAACTCGATGCTCGATCAGACGCTCGACGAGACCGGCGTGTATCGCGTGATCGTGACGAGCTTCAGCGCCGGCGAGACCGGCCCGTACACGCTCACGATCCGCTGA
- a CDS encoding GMC family oxidoreductase N-terminal domain-containing protein → MQRADEQTIAMVEETVAHLFPQLPKALGAVALAYDHAAIAKKGRRFRDLSADDQEDVMRAWESDPVLRAPFQVMQFAIKFAHFDREPVYERMGGKLNVVKTLEQPRWLEQVVRAETWEDGDVECEVVVVGTGAGGAVVGRELAERGFAVCFVEEGELHRRDAFTGSSQKAHRDFYRGGMAVGTNLMPVFMGRLVGGSTAVNGGTCFRTPASVLDRWCEDIGTDEFARERMSGYFERVEGILQTQPASRQHIGRIADVFARGCDKLGWSHFSIVRNAPGCEGSGFCDFGCRTDARRSTNISYVPPALERGAMLFTGLSAKRVIVENGRAVGIEGEAKNGKTIRVRGRAVVFAGGALPTPLFLLKNGLCNSSGQVGRNLTLHPSGGLNALFDDEIRGMNHIPQGYGCDEHLDDGILLSAAQPDWNYAALMYPVGGRRLMERLNELEHIASFGILIADESRGRIAFDVQGSATVLYNLTQKDADRYHRGVMAMGDICWEAGAKKVWPALLGAHTFESRREWERFRKQSLAPSQCLLTSYHPLGTCKMGKDPRTSVVSLDHEAHDLPGFFIVDGSTVPGPLGVNPQLTIMAMATRAAERIAARL, encoded by the coding sequence GTGCAGCGCGCGGACGAGCAGACGATCGCGATGGTCGAGGAGACGGTCGCGCATCTCTTCCCGCAGCTGCCCAAGGCGCTCGGTGCGGTCGCGCTCGCGTACGATCATGCGGCGATCGCGAAGAAGGGTCGTCGCTTCCGCGATCTGAGCGCGGACGATCAGGAAGACGTGATGCGCGCGTGGGAGAGCGATCCCGTGCTGCGCGCGCCGTTCCAGGTGATGCAGTTCGCGATCAAGTTCGCGCACTTCGATCGCGAGCCCGTGTACGAGCGCATGGGCGGCAAGCTCAACGTCGTGAAGACGCTCGAGCAGCCGCGCTGGCTCGAGCAGGTCGTGCGCGCCGAGACGTGGGAGGACGGCGACGTCGAGTGCGAGGTCGTCGTCGTCGGCACCGGCGCGGGCGGTGCGGTGGTCGGTCGCGAGCTCGCGGAGCGCGGCTTCGCGGTGTGCTTCGTCGAAGAGGGCGAGCTCCATCGGCGCGACGCGTTCACCGGCAGCTCGCAGAAGGCGCATCGCGACTTCTATCGCGGCGGCATGGCGGTCGGCACGAACCTGATGCCGGTGTTCATGGGCCGCCTCGTCGGCGGCTCGACCGCGGTGAACGGCGGCACGTGCTTCCGCACGCCGGCCTCGGTGCTCGATCGTTGGTGCGAGGACATCGGCACCGACGAGTTCGCGCGCGAGCGCATGAGCGGCTACTTCGAGCGCGTCGAGGGCATCCTGCAGACGCAGCCCGCGTCGCGTCAGCACATCGGTCGCATCGCCGACGTGTTCGCGCGCGGCTGCGACAAGCTCGGCTGGAGCCACTTCTCGATCGTGCGCAACGCGCCGGGCTGCGAGGGCTCGGGCTTCTGCGACTTCGGGTGCCGCACCGACGCGCGCCGCTCGACGAACATCAGCTACGTGCCGCCCGCGCTCGAGCGCGGCGCGATGCTCTTCACGGGGCTCAGCGCGAAGCGCGTGATCGTCGAGAACGGTCGCGCCGTGGGCATCGAGGGCGAAGCGAAGAACGGCAAGACGATCCGCGTGCGTGGCCGCGCCGTCGTGTTCGCGGGCGGCGCGCTGCCGACGCCGCTCTTCCTGCTCAAGAACGGCCTCTGCAACTCGAGCGGTCAGGTCGGTCGCAACCTCACGCTGCATCCGAGCGGCGGGCTCAACGCGCTCTTCGACGACGAGATCCGCGGGATGAATCACATCCCGCAGGGCTACGGCTGCGACGAGCACCTCGACGACGGAATCCTGCTGAGCGCGGCCCAGCCCGATTGGAACTACGCCGCGCTCATGTACCCCGTCGGCGGTCGGCGCCTGATGGAGCGCCTCAACGAGCTCGAGCACATCGCGTCGTTCGGCATCCTCATCGCGGACGAGTCGCGCGGGCGCATCGCGTTCGACGTCCAGGGCTCCGCGACCGTGCTCTACAACCTCACGCAGAAGGACGCCGATCGTTATCACCGCGGCGTGATGGCGATGGGCGACATCTGCTGGGAGGCCGGCGCGAAGAAGGTGTGGCCCGCGCTGCTCGGCGCGCACACGTTCGAGAGCCGTCGCGAGTGGGAGCGCTTCCGCAAGCAGAGCCTCGCGCCGAGCCAGTGTCTGCTCACGAGCTATCACCCGCTCGGCACTTGCAAGATGGGCAAGGACCCGAGGACGAGCGTGGTGTCGCTCGACCACGAGGCGCACGACCTGCCCGGCTTCTTCATCGTCGACGGCAGCACGGTGCCGGGCCCGCTCGGCGTGAACCCGCAGCTGACGATCATGGCGATGGCGACGCGCGCCGCCGAGCGCATCGCCGCGCGGCTCTGA
- the hrcA gene encoding heat-inducible transcriptional repressor HrcA, producing the protein MPSAPFQPTVVPLRRPELSYRARRILYAVVSEYIATGEPVGSRRLSKRYGINLSPATIRNELADLEEAGCLAQPHHSAGRVPTEVGFRVFIDALSQMREVAAEDRAAILARMRQLRPGVDDVLREAGRLLASLTGAAALVSRPRTEVEQVTQIRFMPLSEKQVLAVIVTRSGTIQNRIVEVPELPDSGDMERIHNLLSSLLTERTLREVREELARAMADERGAYDRLGRRAKQMLDAATAGPAREEDVIIEGQGVLFDRPEFADAEKIRGFLRAFEEKEKLLDLLDRTLAAGGVQVLLGSEANIVDVPDVGVISANYRAGGVRAGSLGIIGPTRMDYAKLMPLVSFAAQITTDVLNGDSLRDDDDEPPLGEASGA; encoded by the coding sequence ATGCCGTCCGCGCCCTTCCAACCGACCGTGGTCCCGCTGCGAAGGCCCGAGCTGAGCTATCGGGCCCGTCGGATCCTCTACGCGGTCGTGTCCGAGTACATCGCGACCGGAGAGCCCGTCGGCTCGCGTCGGCTCTCGAAGCGCTACGGAATCAACCTCTCGCCCGCGACGATCCGCAACGAGCTCGCGGATCTCGAGGAAGCGGGCTGCCTCGCCCAGCCGCACCACAGCGCGGGCCGCGTCCCGACCGAGGTGGGCTTCCGCGTGTTCATCGACGCGCTCTCGCAGATGCGCGAGGTCGCGGCCGAGGATCGTGCGGCGATCCTCGCGCGCATGCGGCAGCTGCGCCCCGGTGTGGACGACGTGCTGCGCGAGGCGGGACGGCTGCTCGCGTCGCTCACGGGCGCCGCAGCGCTCGTGTCGCGGCCGCGCACCGAGGTCGAGCAGGTCACGCAGATCCGCTTCATGCCGCTCTCGGAGAAGCAGGTGCTGGCGGTGATCGTGACGCGCTCGGGCACGATCCAGAACCGCATCGTCGAGGTCCCGGAGCTGCCCGACTCCGGTGACATGGAGCGGATCCACAACCTGCTCTCGTCGCTGCTGACCGAGCGCACGCTGCGCGAGGTGCGCGAGGAGCTCGCGCGCGCGATGGCCGACGAGCGCGGCGCGTACGATCGTCTCGGGCGGCGCGCCAAGCAGATGCTCGACGCCGCGACGGCGGGCCCGGCGCGCGAAGAGGACGTGATCATCGAAGGGCAAGGCGTGCTCTTCGACCGCCCGGAGTTCGCGGACGCCGAGAAGATCCGCGGCTTCCTGCGCGCGTTCGAGGAGAAGGAGAAGCTCCTCGACCTGCTCGATCGCACCCTCGCGGCGGGCGGCGTGCAGGTGCTGCTCGGGTCCGAGGCGAACATCGTCGACGTGCCGGACGTCGGCGTGATCTCCGCGAACTACCGCGCGGGCGGGGTGCGCGCGGGGAGCCTCGGGATCATCGGCCCGACGCGCATGGACTACGCGAAGCTGATGCCGCTCGTGAGCTTCGCCGCGCAGATCACGACCGACGTGCTGAACGGCGACTCGCTGCGCGACGACGACGACGAGCCCCCGCTCGGCGAAGCATCCGGCGCCTGA
- a CDS encoding MYXO-CTERM sorting domain-containing protein, protein MRARLALVIAIAWTDVARADAIIPFEGECPPGLRIGVSGHAESCVPIACSSDAECGRGAACREVHECFAPRRFTSDGRVIYDTPVMREVVVGSCGGDRTCAEGECRTRRQCEPTDDTPAWDPRMRRWTGETHRSGTCSVGHGGGSPAWLALVAMVIALRARRFR, encoded by the coding sequence ATGAGAGCGAGGCTCGCGCTGGTGATCGCGATCGCATGGACCGACGTCGCGCGTGCGGACGCGATCATCCCGTTCGAGGGCGAGTGCCCACCGGGGCTGCGGATCGGCGTCTCGGGCCACGCGGAGTCGTGCGTGCCGATCGCGTGCTCGAGCGACGCGGAGTGCGGGCGCGGCGCGGCGTGCCGCGAGGTGCACGAGTGCTTCGCGCCGCGCCGATTCACGTCCGACGGTCGCGTGATCTACGACACGCCGGTGATGCGCGAGGTCGTCGTCGGGTCGTGCGGCGGCGATCGCACCTGCGCGGAGGGCGAGTGCCGCACGCGCCGGCAGTGCGAGCCCACCGACGACACGCCGGCATGGGATCCGCGCATGCGACGTTGGACCGGCGAGACGCACCGCAGCGGGACGTGCAGCGTCGGCCACGGCGGCGGATCGCCGGCGTGGCTCGCGCTGGTCGCGATGGTGATCGCGCTGCGCGCGCGGCGCTTCCGATAG
- a CDS encoding DUF2141 domain-containing protein codes for MRGLRSDRGHVRGGLYGSQATFTHGGQEVATCSAAIANGVARCRFESVPAGRFAIGMMHDEDDDTVFDQGFMGIPEEGYGFSRDARGTLGAPSFDSAAFDYDGRSARSLSITMRYGI; via the coding sequence GTGCGGGGCCTGCGTTCCGATCGAGGGCACGTACGTGGTGGGCTCTACGGCTCGCAGGCGACGTTCACGCACGGCGGCCAGGAGGTCGCGACGTGCAGCGCCGCGATCGCGAACGGCGTCGCGCGGTGTCGCTTCGAGAGCGTGCCCGCGGGGCGATTCGCGATCGGGATGATGCACGACGAGGACGACGACACCGTGTTCGACCAGGGATTCATGGGGATCCCGGAGGAGGGCTACGGCTTCTCGCGCGACGCGCGCGGGACGCTCGGCGCGCCTTCGTTCGACTCGGCGGCGTTCGACTACGACGGGCGCTCGGCGCGCTCGCTCTCGATCACGATGCGCTACGGCATCTGA
- a CDS encoding nucleotide exchange factor GrpE — protein sequence MSGEERDDTTATLIDAEDAPSGTETLTDADSGSGAVVNALREERDRLKEQLLRTAADYDNFRKRTKKELEDAERRGREDAVREMLPVFDNLERAVQAAGAASDVAAIVDGIKMVLKLFEDQSQRIGITRVPTVGQRFDPSVHDAIQQTETDEHPPGTVIAEVVAGYKLGERLVRPAMVVVARKPTASA from the coding sequence GTGAGCGGAGAAGAACGGGACGACACCACGGCCACGCTGATCGACGCCGAGGACGCGCCGAGCGGGACCGAGACGCTGACCGACGCCGATTCCGGCTCGGGCGCCGTCGTGAACGCGCTGCGCGAAGAGCGCGATCGCCTGAAGGAGCAGCTGCTCCGCACCGCCGCGGACTACGACAACTTCCGCAAGCGCACGAAGAAGGAGCTCGAGGACGCGGAGCGCCGCGGGCGCGAGGACGCGGTGCGCGAGATGCTGCCGGTCTTCGACAACCTCGAGCGCGCGGTGCAGGCAGCGGGCGCGGCGAGCGACGTCGCGGCGATCGTCGACGGGATCAAGATGGTCCTCAAGCTCTTCGAGGATCAGTCGCAGCGCATCGGCATCACGCGCGTGCCCACGGTGGGTCAGCGCTTCGACCCGTCGGTGCACGACGCCATCCAGCAGACCGAGACCGACGAGCATCCGCCGGGCACGGTCATCGCGGAGGTGGTCGCCGGGTACAAGCTCGGGGAGCGCTTGGTGCGTCCCGCGATGGTCGTGGTCGCGCGCAAGCCGACCGCGAGCGCCTGA
- a CDS encoding radical SAM/SPASM domain-containing protein yields the protein MSAAERDALLRAPRPRSLPLAPMAEPARRRLPLADDARAIDRRVRPIYAVWEITLACDLACRHCGSRAGRDRPDELSTEQCLDLVDQMAELGVKEVSLIGGEAYLRDDWTDIIRRIRARGMMAILTTGGRGITPERARDAAAAGLQSASVSIDGDEATHDRLRGVVGSYRAALEAMKNLRAAGVQVSANTQINRLSAPDLPSVLETIADHGAHSWQIQLTVAMGRAADEPEVLLQPYDLLEVFPMLARLAERCRERGVRLWPGNNVGYFGPYEHALRGTLPKGHMYSCGAGRSTLGVEADGSIKGCPSLPTLSWTGGNIRDAKLVDIWERGGTAMRYTRDRTVDDLWGYCRTCYYADECRAGCTWTGFVLFGRAGNNPYCHHRALEMQRAGKRERVVKVESAPGQPFDHARFELIVEDVSGEETRDAETV from the coding sequence TTGAGCGCAGCGGAGCGCGACGCGCTCCTGCGCGCGCCGCGCCCGAGATCGCTCCCGCTCGCGCCGATGGCCGAGCCCGCGCGACGTCGCCTTCCGCTCGCGGACGACGCGCGCGCGATCGATCGGCGCGTGCGTCCGATCTATGCGGTCTGGGAGATCACGCTCGCGTGTGATCTCGCGTGCCGTCACTGCGGCTCGCGCGCTGGGCGTGATCGACCCGACGAGCTCTCGACCGAGCAGTGCCTCGACCTCGTCGATCAGATGGCGGAGCTCGGCGTGAAGGAGGTCTCGCTGATCGGCGGCGAGGCGTACCTGCGCGACGACTGGACCGACATCATCCGTCGCATCCGCGCGCGCGGCATGATGGCGATCCTCACCACGGGCGGGCGCGGCATCACGCCGGAGCGCGCGCGTGACGCGGCAGCGGCTGGCCTGCAGAGCGCGAGCGTGTCGATCGACGGCGACGAAGCGACGCACGATCGACTGCGCGGGGTCGTGGGCAGCTACCGCGCGGCGCTCGAGGCGATGAAGAACCTGCGCGCCGCGGGCGTGCAGGTGAGCGCGAACACGCAGATCAACCGGCTCAGCGCGCCCGACCTGCCGAGCGTCCTCGAGACGATCGCGGATCACGGCGCGCACAGCTGGCAGATCCAGCTGACGGTCGCGATGGGGCGCGCCGCCGACGAGCCCGAGGTGCTGCTGCAGCCGTACGACCTGCTCGAGGTGTTCCCGATGCTCGCGCGCCTCGCCGAGCGATGTCGCGAGCGCGGCGTGCGGCTGTGGCCGGGCAACAACGTCGGCTACTTCGGGCCCTACGAGCACGCGCTGCGCGGGACCTTGCCCAAGGGCCACATGTACTCGTGCGGCGCGGGGCGCTCGACGCTCGGCGTCGAGGCGGACGGCTCGATCAAAGGATGCCCCTCGCTGCCGACGCTCTCGTGGACCGGCGGCAACATCCGCGACGCGAAGCTCGTCGACATCTGGGAGCGCGGCGGGACCGCGATGCGCTACACGCGTGATCGCACCGTCGACGATCTGTGGGGCTATTGCCGCACTTGTTATTACGCCGACGAGTGCCGCGCTGGATGTACGTGGACGGGATTCGTGCTCTTCGGGCGCGCGGGCAACAATCCGTACTGCCACCATCGCGCGCTCGAGATGCAGCGCGCGGGCAAGCGCGAGCGCGTGGTGAAGGTGGAGAGCGCGCCGGGACAGCCGTTCGACCACGCGCGCTTCGAGCTGATCGTCGAGGACGTGTCGGGGGAGGAGACGAGAGATGCTGAGACCGTGTGA